AACGTGGTTTTGCCGCTTTGggaaaaaacaattttttacaaagaataattttattcatttaggAGGTTTACACCCCATAATGAATGCAAAAGATATCTcacttaatcataattaattaatatatctctttttcttatttttcaattaACTAAGGTTAAAACAACTGTTAAATGTAGACATCCGTTGTGAATAAATATTTACCCTTTTGGGCGTAGTAGGGGGATGAATGTAGCCTTTCGGCTAAAGATTCATTTgaatttatatgatttttatatggataatgtaaataaaatcttcttgaaatatcaaaaaaaacaattattaaATTCAAACACATAAGGCAATAATTTAATTctaaggatataaaaatgatcctgTTAAATTTAAATCCTGATTAAGCTTATGAAGATTGTAGTAGAATGAGTaaaatctcttaattattaACCAAACTTTTTAAAGTTTGAACCCTACATACATTTAAATTATTCAAAGCCTATATAAATATCagacataaaataaaaaactaaaaacaatTAACGCATCAACTTTATGAAATTCTAGGGTTCAAGAGATCTTCTACTGGTGAGGTATAGAGGGTTCAAACTCTATTAGTACCATAATATTCCCTCCCCTTTCCATCTTCCTCCCTTTAtgtaataaaattaaagaaaatatatatgggccagagtgttggccagttaaggtctctcatgtttaaaagatgaaagtagccgagatgagaatgttgagatggatgtgtgggcagaCCAGGAGcgataggattagaaatgaggctattcggcggtggaagacaagatgcgagaaatgcgactgagatggtttgggcatgtgaagaggagagacacagacgccccagtgcggaggtgtgagaggttgaccatggatggtttcagaagaggtaggggtaggccgaataAATATTTGGGAGagatgattagacaagacatgtcGCAGTTACAggttatcgaggacatgaccttaaataggagggtgtggaggacccatattagggtagaaggctagtacatagtctcgttagtcttccgtattagtaggcgcattagcgcacaataatttcttgtgctctgacttctgttattatctttctattactttctgtactttgattactctatctTATCTATGTCGCTTTCGTTATCTATGTTATTCGctatttgctttcccatatcactttgaacttcttagccttatctgacctctttttatgcttcttttgagccgagagtctctcggaaacagccgtcctaccttggtaggagtaaagtttgcgtacactttaccctccccagaccccacgttgtggaatttcactgagttgttgttgttgttgttgttgtatatatgaAATCTGATGTAAGAAGCAATTTAGTTGAATGGACATTTCGAAAATCTTAGTGGCTCAATTGATTGACTCGATGAACTTTCAGCTTGTTAACGATGGTTCTTAAGCAACTTATATTCATCGTAATGCTCAATTTTACCTCCTTCGGTTTGAAAAACAACTTTCTTTTTCctaaatcattttattttaacaCATGCGTGCAATTTAACAACTTGAGATAGAAATTAGAATGATAAGGATATTAAAGTGTCCAAGGCATGCCATAGAGTCTATATTTGCATTTAGATTTAGAAAGGAATACAAGACAACAACAttaattatgcattatatggtcTTTGTTATTTGGCAAGACAAGGCAGCATATGATTCTCTATATGACAAATTTAAATCTCTTGTATCAGAACCTTTACAAGACACAATACAAAAATCTCCACCTAAGTGGTCAACCAAAATGTTGAGCACTTCTCAGTAGAAACAAACCAAACTAATCTAAAATGGTCTGCAATTCACAGCTTTCCAGGaataaattgaaccattctaaCTAGAGTTTTGAGCAAAACTTGTTTTGACATCATGCACCATGTTAGTGTAAATACAAGGGCGAAAGTCCGGCCTCCTGTAAGGCCAACTAGAACAACCAAAAGAAGAACAATACTTGCTGAATTCTGCTCTTTTCTTGCTAAATTATCTACCTTAACAATGGTTGCATCAAGCACTTTTTCAGAGCTCTTTTGACAATCAAGTTTATCCTTTTCCTGAGTTTTAACATCATTTTCCTTTATTGTGATCATCTGATTACTTATCTTCCTTCTGAACTTCTTTGCAAGAAATCTTTTCATCTTGGATTTCTGAGATTTCTTTCTCTTGGATTCCAACAAATCATTTCTCAATTCCTCTTTTTTCTCTGAGTCCATTCCTTCCCTACTGGACTCAGAGGAACTTAACTCTTCTTGCTGTAATAATGGCACCTTAAAAACGCAATCTTTTTCTTCTAACTCAACCATTTTAACTCCAGAGGATCTCCAAACCTGTTGTACCACCAACAGACTCTTCCTTTGTGCTCCTGCAACAGGCATGAGCCATCTATAGACGCATTCCCCCGAATGTTCAAGGAAATACAACAAGAAAGCTGATATTGTTATTCCCATTACAAGCTTCTTTGTTCCTAAAACCAAAACCACCACCAGAAAGATCTTCAGAAGCGCTATTAACACCATATTTTTATCAACAGCTTCATCAAGATCAAATCTTTCATCTTTTTCCTGACACCCCTTTAACTGAGACCTCTCAATGGTGCAACATCCTGGAAAAGGTGGAGTCGAAGGAGAGCTCAAATGGGGCTCAGCTACCACTGGAGGATGCCTCTTTTTCTTGGAAGTTTTCATGAACTTTCGACGATTCTTGACAAAAAGATCCACAAGGAAAGAGGGGAAACCAGTCTCCACCATAAGAGGAGTTTGAGAACGAACATGGTCCTTCACCAATTGAGATATACTTGTCTTCTTTAACTTTTTCCATGGAAAAGACATGCTTGGAAATATCCAAAttcaaactcaataaaaatCTAATCTCCTCCCCTCCCCCCTCTAAATATGCAGTATCTGAGGAATTTTAATAGGGGAAATCCAAAACAAAGCTGAAGATAAGAAGCAAGAACATTACAAGGGTCAAGACATTATAGTGTTGGACTGTTGAACATCACATGATCTTGGACAATAATATAGACGGGCATGAAGATCTAGGTCTGGTCACGCGTATActtatggaaaaaaaaaatatctttggAAGAAACAGAGAAGGAGAGAGGATGATATAAAGGAATCTGAAGGTGGGAACACTATAATTAGAGGTCCTACTATGGTGCCattactttttcttttgtttctttacAACGTACCTATAGTCAAAaactttatgaattttatgatctaaaattaaaaatacgtatcaaacaattttttaattttaaacatatcagataaaaaattgaaattaaaaaattataaataaattaaaaaaatatatcaaataaattgaaacgaatCTCGTGTGGGGCAGGAAAGAGAAGGTTAGGTAGGAAGCAACATTATGCCACCTGATACACATGcttaatatgaaaaaatatattcccACTCAAATAATTCCATTACATTTGAAATGTGTGGTAAACTTAGAATTGATGCATTCCCACTTATAGATTGTCACACTCCTCCAAGTATACTTTTTAAGACAATAAATAGTTCTGTTTCTTTTCTAAAAATCCAGTTTGTCACGTTAATACATAGAAAAAAGAGAATTTGTTGCAATGCTTCAACAGGATTTTTATAATTGCCAAACTGGTACAAGATACAATAAATGGCCAACATACAGCCCaatgataaataaatacaaCCTAGATGGACTGATGAGCACAATGTTTCGCAGCAAGGTTACGTAACCCTTACACAAGTTATCACAAGGATGAAATGCCAAGTTCCAATTATATTGTAGCATGAAAATAGTGGCAAAATGAAAAAACTGGAACtggatttcaaagaaaaaataattctaacCCTTCTAATAGAAAGTGCATAGTGCTATGATTCTCCTATCCGAAGGGAATCATctgttcttggctgattttgaATGTGGTAGAGTTCCAAACACTTTATCCCAGAAAGAGGAGGTGATACCAAAACCTTTGTTCTGGATACGAAAATGATGATTCAAGTGATATTTCTGTGAAAGAAGGGCAAAAGATCACCAGTTAGGATCATAGAACAGGTTAAGAATGCTGCATCTTATCGAGATTCATAAATTGAGATGAAAATATCGCTTCAAAACAACCCATATACCCATTCCCCCACCCACCCATGACAAACCCCAGGTAGAGTGCTTCTTTATTACCCTAAACAAAGGATTTAACCACAAACTATAACCTGAAACAACAGTCTCAATCTCAAGTACCACAAGTGAAAACATAACTTGCAATGGTATGACAATTCTCTTGTTAGTAGTTGAAAACGTTAAACAAAGAAACCAGCAGGGTCTAAAAGCATCTTCTCAAACGGACACATTATTACACCTGACAGGAGACATCACAAAAAGCTAACTGAATACCACAATGATGGCGTTAGGGAGGTGTTAACAAACATATCCTCTTACCTTAAGATTTTTAGGCACTTCAGCTGATGGTTGCCCGTGATGCAAGTAATAGTGGGTTACGTCATACATAATATAGCCCAATAATCCACCTCCAAACAAAGCAGGAGCAGTGGAGGGAGTTGACAGGAATTTGATCAAGTTCCAGAACTGCAATTACAAAGTACAGTATCAAAAGTTGTGGGAAAAGCAAATAATCATTGTTCTTAAGCATACTCGCACAATTCAGCATTAAGTATAGTCGTGATCAATGTCACTTGGGGAAAGGCAAATAATAAGAAACTTATGATTTTCATTCATTTTGCAACATTTTGTATATAAACTCCGAACTTCGACAAGCTGTGGAAGTAGGCTAGTATTATATTCCTTTAGTTGCTTTGGCCATGTTGACTTTTCCAAAATCAAACTAGAATTTGTCTAGTGGAGTTTCATGTAATATCTGGTGTATACCAAGTGCTTAATTCCTTTTTAGTgttttttcttcatttattaGGCAGATAAGATGGCTTTGCCAAAGCGTTGTTTGACCTCTGAAAACCAAATGAAACATCAATGAATGGAGAGAgtaattatcttttatttcatgAAAAGCGGTTTTAACCATTTGAAATTGGGATCTTTTAgatttgtgtgaaattataaaataaaataaaaaaacagtTCTCAGGTAAAATATAAGACAATGTTAAGATATTAAATCCAACATACTGGTACAAGGAGAATAGCCGTTGCAGCAGGAGGAAAAACCAGCCGTAGACCATCCATGGGATGCTTATGATGACAGCCATGAAGAAGATAATGAATAGTGTTTCCCCTGTAACAAAACATGAGTTTAAGCACACAGGAATAAAGAACCTGAAGCAGAGGGAAACGTCAGGCAAAATAAGTACAAACATGATCATTCCCTTCTCAGATTACAAAAAAGAATAGAGAGAGCACTAACCAATAGCTCCTTGTATTGATGTGAAAAAGAAAACGATGAAGAGTGTATTCCATCAGTGTCCAGATGAAAATGCCAAAAGTCACCATCAGTGTCACCTCTGGAACAGTACGACCCATACGGATAGATATGGAGATGCTATAGCACACAACTGGAAGCCATATGGTAGGAATTGCCCACCAAACTGTGCGAGTCAGAAACTGTTTCACAAATAAAAGGTATCAATACCTTATGTACATAGCAAGATGATGTGAAAATGAATTATCTCACGTGGTGTGGGGTATTTGTATGGTGCACACTCTAACAAGTTTTATATCAATCTTGTCTTAATAGAAACGCATGGCAAATGAAAATTCAagctaaaagaaaaatgaataattcTAACTGTAACTGTACCTCCCAAAAATCACTTTCAAAAAATCGAGGACCTTCCTTGCTGACAATGGGCTGGTGAACCCACTCTTGATAAGAGTCTCCAAGGTGGCCAACCTGAGAGCACATTTGAGAAGTCAAAAAATACAAGTGGTAATACGACGGTTTATTTACTAATTTCAATCagaatagaggggtttaggccAAGGAACCTGTTATACATGACAAAGAAGACTTTACAAAGACTTTATcgaacaaaaaaagaagaggaagaagaaaaggcGCTTGCAACAGGAAAACCATAAATAGTTTTCCATCTGAAAGATCATGACAAGGAAATACATCACCACATATTATTCCTTTCTACTTCTTTCCTGTCattgttatttaattttctGCATACTTTGACAAGTACAACAAAGAGATGAATTATGGAGCTCAATAATGATATAGGTTGAAACAAAATGAAATAATAAGACAAATGTCTCTGCCAATACATACTGGAATAATCTTAATTACATAATGAAAAACCCTGATGATTGGCAGGAAGGAAGATCAAGGAGCAGAACGTAAACCTTAAAGACACGTGTGCAGATCTAAATAAAAGTGCATCAtccatccccccccccccaaaaaacaAAGTTTGGCGTACAACGGTCAAATGGTCTACTTTCCGGCAAACATTTTGACATTGCTTCatcaattttataaattatttagaCACTACATATAAGAATACCCTCCATCACATTTTTTAGTGAATGCACTTGCTTAACTGTATACAGAGTTTAGGATGCGAATTTCACCCGTGTACTATATTAATGAGAGTGGAGGAAAATAGTAAAGTAATGACCAAAAAAAGAGTTTCATAGAGAAAGCATCATATCGGAGTTGAAAAGCTAAATAGTTAATGAGTTTGAAATTCTTACAACTTTAAGAATAATGTAGGAATAATATGTATcagtagaactccatcaaatattttgaaattcccCAAATGGAAAGAGTGACATGTAATTGGAGCAAATGGAATACTATACaacaactactactactacaCCTTAATCCTAAGCTAGTTGGGGACATGGAGTATGGTATATGAATCCTTACTAGAAGTTTCTATATTTCACAGTGGCATATATATCTCAAATTGGATTAAGCGCCTCCTAGAAAGCATAAGACCTAGAGTAAACATATTAATGTGGCTAAAATATAGTCCCAACTCCCAACTATTAGGTggactaaaaatattttaaaaaattatttaacaaaTCTGAGAAGAAATGTAGTTAAAATTAATCGTTGACTTCCCAAATTAAGTATCAAATAAAGTAggatggaagaaaaaaaatatagaaggTGTAAACTGTAGAGTTTTACCTGGTATACAAGTGGCTTATCTAAATCCACAGTGAAGCCTTGTGCAACCATAGTGGATAGAAGCTAATTGATAGATCTAGCAAAGAAAACAGAAAGTAGTTAGAAGGCTGCTAAGATATGGTTCTACATGAAATATTCGATAAGAAGTTCAAGAGCACCTATTGAGATGAGAACAGTTCCGATAAAGAAAATAGAAGACAGATCATATGGCTACCCACAAGGTGCTATTTGATGTTTTATCTTTAAGAACTTTACTTGTAATACATCTTGGCGCTTGGTGAGTCATTCTATCTCTTTGGGCACTTAAATTAATTCAGTAGCTCCATGATTGAGTCCAGAagagatttcatgttatatttACTTCAGGGTGCTCTGGGAGAACTACTAACTCAAACAAAAATAGCTTGGCCTGCTTCATTGAACTATTTTCAAGGAAAATTTTGGCAAACTGCACAAGCATGCATAAATCCTTTTTTTATGAGACAAGTGTATTTGATCAAGCAAACATCATGCAGCTTATATATGATATCAAATGTAATtgcaaaaatcaagaaaaataagtGATAAGTCTCATTTATGATTGTTTATCATTTGAC
The sequence above is a segment of the Solanum dulcamara chromosome 11, daSolDulc1.2, whole genome shotgun sequence genome. Coding sequences within it:
- the LOC129873195 gene encoding uncharacterized protein LOC129873195, which gives rise to MSFPWKKLKKTSISQLVKDHVRSQTPLMVETGFPSFLVDLFVKNRRKFMKTSKKKRHPPVVAEPHLSSPSTPPFPGCCTIERSQLKGCQEKDERFDLDEAVDKNMVLIALLKIFLVVVLVLGTKKLVMGITISAFLLYFLEHSGECVYRWLMPVAGAQRKSLLVVQQVWRSSGVKMVELEEKDCVFKVPLLQQEELSSSESSREGMDSEKKEELRNDLLESKRKKSQKSKMKRFLAKKFRRKISNQMITIKENDVKTQEKDKLDCQKSSEKVLDATIVKVDNLARKEQNSASIVLLLVVLVGLTGGRTFALVFTLTWCMMSKQVLLKTLVRMVQFIPGKL
- the LOC129874290 gene encoding dihydroceramide fatty acyl 2-hydroxylase FAH1-like — protein: MVAQGFTVDLDKPLVYQVGHLGDSYQEWVHQPIVSKEGPRFFESDFWEFLTRTVWWAIPTIWLPVVCYSISISIRMGRTVPEVTLMVTFGIFIWTLMEYTLHRFLFHINTRSYWGNTIHYLLHGCHHKHPMDGLRLVFPPAATAILLVPFWNLIKFLSTPSTAPALFGGGLLGYIMYDVTHYYLHHGQPSAEVPKNLKKYHLNHHFRIQNKGFGITSSFWDKVFGTLPHSKSAKNR